ATCCCGTTGCGTTGGTGTGCGTAGACAAGGTCGTCAATCCGCACTTGGGCAACTCCAACAAGTGTTGCTGTTATGTCCCCAGTCTCGATGGTGAGTGGTTCGCCCGTAAGCACCTGAATCCGATCAGCCACAGAACTGCTTTGTGTAGCAGTTTCGGTGGCTCTATCCGTATCTACGGAGATATCTCGCCACTCAACCGATTCGGACGTCCCTGTTTCAACTGTCGGTTCAGCAGTCTGTTTCCTGTCCACAGTATCTAATCGGTTGATTTCACGAGACATATATAATGGTCAATATACAATATAATAAATATTAGGATCAAGTGGAACCGCGCTGTTTAATTCAGAAAATGTGAGAAACATGCACATTATAAGTACTTTTGAACAGACTACATACAGGATTCTCAGATGATACTAAACATTTGTTATCGAAGAAACTAGTTTTCCAAACAGCCACTTAGCTACTGATGTAGTCTTTTAGTTTTAGCAGAATTCAGTCGACGTGATATAGTCTAATTTGAAGCCATGGAGTCGGCACTACCGAGATGTTCGAGCACGTGTGCAAACGCAACTGTCTCTCGCACCGTTTCGATTTTAATCCGAACCCGCTGTCCTTTCTTGGTCTCAGGAACGATTACGACGAAACCACGCTCTACGCGGGCAAGACCATCTCCTTGATCTCCTAACTCCGAGATCTCGACAACCCGATTTTCGCCTTTGCTTACGGGTGGCTGATCAGTCTCCGGTTGCTGATCGTGGGTATCGCTTGATTGTGAAGGAGCCGACTGTGAGGGGTTCTCAGCGGTCCCGACAAGTGCAATTTGGTAATCTTCAGCAGGGTCGACGTAGCCGACATCAACTTCCTGTTTAGGTACTTCAAGAACGTACGATTGGTCGTGTTCTTCGACTTCAGCAGTAAACAGACAGGTGAGTTCTTCGGAGATATCCATTGAGAGTTCGTAATAAGCACTGCGATAACAAGGAACTTGAGGCTGTCGAGAGAATCGATCCCTAACTCACAACATATTCAGCTACTGACTGCTGTTCACACACTGGACAGACTGTCGTTCCCGACTCCACCGTCGACCCACATCTCCGACACTCAGAGTAGGTCTGATCTCGTCGACCACCAAACAAAGTGCTGAGCTGTGGTACCCTCATATCACACTGTGAGACAGCAACACAACATAAAGATACATGACTGTTCACGCTACTGTCATCCGCCACGTCGTCCAAGCACTGAGAGAACCACACAAAATACACCACAAAATCCGTGAGACCTACACAATGACGGAGTGTAGGTCACGGCTTGATCGTTAGGTGGGTCCCCGCTGACGCTCTGGCCCTCCAAGACAGAGCGCAACTTGGAATATTCACTCCAGAAACAATAATGTTTGGCAACATTACACAAGAATACAACAGGATACAGTCGACACTAGCATTTTGTCTCCCGAAGCTAACGTATTCATATGCCATTCTCCGTCACCTGGCACACGATTCTCGACGAACTAGACGAGGTGCCACCCGATACATCCTTCCATACCCCACTGTCTGAAAAGCCATTCCGCCTCGAAGACGTCCAAGAACACCGACTCCTCATCTCCTACCGTGAGCAAGACACTACTATTCCACTCAAACGGGACCAATTCGAGACTCTCTATGAACGTATTTCTGAGTCCCCACAGGCCTTCGATCTTGATCGTCTCCCAGCTGACGCCGAACCCTACGCTACCATCCTCTCTGTACATCCACGCTTCGAGATTGACCAACGCGAGGGCGTGCTGAAAAACACCGATACTCCGACTCCCTCCTCGCTTGTCGACGCTCCACTCACTGTCGAAAGCCAAGATCATGAACCCGCCCGTAAGGAACCCGACCTCCCACTCTACTCGGATTCGTTGCTCTTGACTCGGATTCGTTGCTCTTGATCGATGCCCTCGAACGCTATGCTCCGACCGACCTCGAAACGATGGAAACCTCTGAGCTGGTCAATCTCTATACGCTCTGCTCGGATGTTCAGCGCAATGCCGATGATCTCCGCCAGAACGTTCGCTCGCTTCTCCTCGACCGCCTCCACCATGATCAACCTGTCTATGGTCAGTATGGCTCTGTTCAGCGCACCAGTCGACGCAATCGAACCCTCAAAGACGACCAAACTGTCCTCGAACTTCTCGAAGACCAAGGTATCGACCGCGAACGTGTCACCAGCGTCGACACCTCCAAAGTCGACGAGGCACTCGAAGTCACCGACCTCTCGGAGTCGGACCTCTACAAGATCGACGAAAGCCAGTACGTCCGCAAGGCCGATGTCGATCAAGAGCGTTAAGAATCCCGCCTCCAGGGCCTCAAAGATCAACTGGCTGCTGCTGAGAGCCCGGAGACCGACGAACTCCAACGAGAAATCGAAGATCTCGAAGCTCGTATCGACGAACTCACCAGTTTTAGCTCTGCCAGCGAAGTCGACTGAAAACCCTCTCAGCAAGGAGTGGTGAACATGAGAAAGCAGACCACAAGCCGGTGATGGGAACGGCTTGGGTCCAGCAGGGCCGAGCCTAAGCCGGGTACAAGGGTAAGGCGTGATGAGAATTTGCACTACCCTATGTAACTACTGCGATGGGGCGACAATGGCTCTTTGGAGCCAGCGTCGACCCTCACTATAGCCGTAATTCAGACCGACATCCCCTTGACACTAATTACCATATCTACGAGAGTACTGCCATATAAATCTTGCATAGAATCTCACAAAGACAGAGACTATACACAAATAAGAGATTGAATACCAATTTATTTAGTGAAAAGCAGTACTCTCAAGAGAAAAATAGCACAAGTAGCAAAAACAAGTTGTTAAATCGAGGTGCAGATACGGGTGAAATCTCTACGGAGTCGAAAAGCCCGGAAGCGGTGAAAGGGTGGTGGGACGGCGGGATACCCCAGAGGCGGTCGATCCATCAGCGCTAGAGGATCAACCACAAAAACCATAGATTGGAGGCAATTACAACAAAATAGACGTATGAGGGCTGGTACTCGCGATTTTTATTCGGCGCTCTCAGCCTCTTTTGTGTCTGATTCTCGAATGTAGAGTGTACCAATGATTGTCGCCACGCTAACAAGGATTAAGAGTTTGTTTCGTCCCATACTCTAATGTTCGTCTGGATCCACTAATTTCTATTGTTGAATCAACACAGATCCCAGTCATCGAAACTCTGTTAGGAGTCCTCAAGCGTCCCGATAACCGGTGGTGTTGATTCAATTTTGACATAGCTCTCACAGCTCGGACGATTATCTGGAAGGACACACCCACCACTGTTTCAGCAATTTAACAACGGCGTCGACGGGGAAGATCTCGGACAGAAACACAAGACACCCACCACTGTTTCAGCAATTTATTTGCCTAGAAAGACAATAACATCCAAAAATTAAAGAAAGTATGAAAATCATTTAAAATAAGATAACTGATCAATACTCGTTTTGGGAGCAGATCATAGTTCCTTCGGAAGATCAATTACACCTGTCTAGAGTCAAGTGACGAGGACTCAACCGGTTCTCTCTGTGAATGGCCTCGGGGTCAAGCCGCGAAACTTTCCATAATTTAGTCGGACACTCCCACACTTAGCTTGGTAGTCTCGAACGATCGAATGAGTGACGACCGAAGCGTCTACAGCTCCTGATACTTACTGTCGTACATTTATCTGTTCGCGCTTTCGTGACAAGAAGTTCGAGACCCCCACCACCGTTTCAGCAATTCACCTAGATTAGAGGGAAGGTTAGAAAGTAGGTTAAATTCTAGAGGTTATGCTGAAAGTAGTTTAGCTTATAAACGGATCAAAATATGATAACTAGTTTAGTGTAAAATCACATTAGAAGGCTTCTACTATTACACTTACTACTACTAGACGAAAACGTTATATTATAATAATAGTAGCTGTTGTTACTCTAGCCAAAACGGGTTTTATACAACCTAAACTACGTGTATTCATTCTGTATAGTGTACCTAACCCATATCTACCTTCTTCCTCTTTTTCACACGAGAATTGCTGAAACAGTGGTGTGGGTGTGGTCAGTCTATTTCCCATCGAACTACCTATTAAAGACATTTAGGACATTCCTGCAACGGGGGTTTTATTATGTCTTGCTTAGAGGTTCTGTGTATGACCGAGTTCTCGGATATGTCACCTATCTTTCAACAGGAAGAAGTTCTTCGTGAAGAATATCGCCCTAACGATCTCCCAGAACGAACCGACGAAATGGAGGATCTCCATATGTCGTTGGCTCCTGCCGCCCGAGGAGTCGGTGCTAATAACGTGTTTCTCCACGGGAAAGCTGGCCAAGGGAAAACTGCTGCTGCGAAAGCAAAGCTCTCTGAACTTCAGGCACACGCTGAGGAGGAATCTGACCACTTAGATCTTACGACAGCATATGTCTCCTGTGAATCTCACGACCTCTCGACATCATATAAAACCGCTTCGCGCATCTACCAAGAACTCACCGGCAACAGTCGTCCAACAGGCTACGCGACAGATGTAGTGATGGACATGATGTTCGAGGCAATGAACGATATTGGTGGCACGATTATCATCGTCCTCGACGAAATCGATACCCTCGGTGATGACGACAGGATTCTCTATAGTCTTCCCCGAGCCCGAGCCCAGGACTACGTTGAAGATCACGTCTACCCCAGTATCATCGGTATCAGTAATGACCTCCAGTGGCGAGATAATCTCAGTCCGAAAGTGAAGAGTTCACTGTACGATGATTCTGTGCTTTTTTCACCATATGATGCGACACAACTCCAACAGATTCTCCGCCGGCGCGCAGCGAAGGCGTTTCGCGATACCGAACTTATCCCACTCAACGAACCCGACACCGATGGAGATTTGAATGGAACTGTCGTCAAAATTGATCAATCCGAACGAGAGTATTTGTTCCGAAGTAGTGTGTTAACCGACGACGTAATTCCTCTCATCGCTGCGCTCTCGGCACAGGATACTGGAGATGCTCGACAGGCCATCAAATACCTTCGTAAGGCTGGTGAATTGGCAGATAAACACGGTGATGATCGAGTTAGTGCGGATCACGCTCGCGAAGCTCAAGCACTTGTAGAACGGGAAGCCGTCGTCGAGGCAATGCGAGAAATGACGACACAAGCCCATCTCGCCCTTGCCGCCCTCACTGCTTTAGAACTCTCTGGGGATGCTCCTGTCCGAGCAAAACCGATCTACGGTGTGTACAAGAGTGTTGCCTCACGAATTGATGCTGACAAACTCGGTCAGCGCCGATTTAAAGACCATCTCCGTGAACTCGATATGCAGGGAATCGCCGATGGAGAAAAGGTGACGGCAGGTTCGATCGGTGGGCCAGCATGGGAGTACCAGCTGCAAGTTGATACCGAGATCGCAGTCGAAGTTATCAAGGATACGACTCGATTCGCAGATATCGATTTTGAGCGCATCAGTGCTGATCGACCGAACGCCTAGTCTTGTTGGTGAGCGGGTCTCGAACCAATATTAGGCTCCTCAACACCCCCCACCATTTCAGCAATTTCAAGTGAACTACCCCTGCCTACTTCGCTCACCTAACGGTTCGCTTCGTTGAGGCAGGGGCTTCCAAGTCGGCTCGCAAGCATACCGTGGCAGAGGCTTGGTCAGCACCGCTCGGTCCGAGCACAGGTTCACAGACTGCGCCGAGACTGGATAGTGGGCACGCGATGTCCTTACCCAATCCTTTCTTTGCGATGTTCGTCGCACCGTTCTTGTCCGCGTTGTCGTCCAACCCGCACTCATGGCACAGGTGTTGGCCCTGTCCCTTGCGGGTCGTCGCTTCCTGCTCGCCACACCGCCAACACGTCTGACTCGTCATATACTCGTTCACGGACTTCACTGCGATACCCGCGAACATCGCCTTATACTCGATGTAGGTCTTGAGCGTATGATGTGGCATCGAGTGGAGCCGACGATTCATCTCCGCGCCGAGGTCTTGATTCTGGATACCTTCGAGATCCCCGACCACGATAAGCGCGTCACACTCTTTTGCTTCCTCCACGATGGCGCGTGAAATCTTGTGGAGGCGGTCGTTCACCTGACGGTACTCCTTCACCTTGACCGACTGGAGCGTGCCGTAGGCTCCTTTCTCTTGCAGGCGAGTGCGAAGGTCATGATGATGACGGCGGATGCGGCGAATTTCTCTGCCGTAGAACTCGGTGTTGCGGGATGGCAACGCCACCGACGTTGCTACCCACCGAACACCGAAATCCACGCCGATAACACCGCCGTACTCCTCGCTGACTTCCACCTCTTGCTGAACCGTCAGGTGGGCGTAGTAGTCCCCATTTACCCGAACAATTTTTGAGTCCTTCACGTCGGCTTCGTCTGGAATCTCGTCGTGCGGTTGAATCGGGACGTTCACGCCACCCCAGACCTGCGATACGGGGAGTTTCAGCCACCAGTCCGTCAGGTCGGTATCGTGCTGTTCCACGTCAACACCAACGTCGAACACGTCGTTACGGATGAACCACGGGTAGTCGTGGTCGTCGCGCAGGTTGTCGGTGTCCACGTAGGCATCGGCGCATTGTTTCGTGGCCGAGTAGAGATCTGCTTCCTCGTCACCACGAATGTATCGCTGGAACGCCTCATACTCGTGGTTGATGGCGTCAAGTTTCGACTGCGTTAGGTCGTTGGTGAAGATTTTTGCCACGACCGTTTTCTCGGCAGTCTGTTTCATTCGTCGTCACGCTCCCGCTGGTTCTCGACGTATTCTTTCAGCATGTCCAGCGATACCTGTCCCGTCGAGATGAGACAGTACGAATCTGCCCAGAACGAGTCACCCCACAGTTTGTCCCCGATTTGCTCGCCGTACTCATTGCGGATGCGACGAGCCGATGCGCCTTTGAGGACGTTGATGAATTTGGTGAGGTCGGTTGTGGG
This sequence is a window from Halohasta litchfieldiae. Protein-coding genes within it:
- a CDS encoding TRAM domain-containing protein codes for the protein MDISEELTCLFTAEVEEHDQSYVLEVPKQEVDVGYVDPAEDYQIALVGTAENPSQSAPSQSSDTHDQQPETDQPPVSKGENRVVEISELGDQGDGLARVERGFVVIVPETKKGQRVRIKIETVRETVAFAHVLEHLGSADSMASN
- a CDS encoding Cdc6/Cdc18 family protein, whose amino-acid sequence is MTEFSDMSPIFQQEEVLREEYRPNDLPERTDEMEDLHMSLAPAARGVGANNVFLHGKAGQGKTAAAKAKLSELQAHAEEESDHLDLTTAYVSCESHDLSTSYKTASRIYQELTGNSRPTGYATDVVMDMMFEAMNDIGGTIIIVLDEIDTLGDDDRILYSLPRARAQDYVEDHVYPSIIGISNDLQWRDNLSPKVKSSLYDDSVLFSPYDATQLQQILRRRAAKAFRDTELIPLNEPDTDGDLNGTVVKIDQSEREYLFRSSVLTDDVIPLIAALSAQDTGDARQAIKYLRKAGELADKHGDDRVSADHAREAQALVEREAVVEAMREMTTQAHLALAALTALELSGDAPVRAKPIYGVYKSVASRIDADKLGQRRFKDHLRELDMQGIADGEKVTAGSIGGPAWEYQLQVDTEIAVEVIKDTTRFADIDFERISADRPNA
- a CDS encoding RNA-guided endonuclease InsQ/TnpB family protein, translated to MKQTAEKTVVAKIFTNDLTQSKLDAINHEYEAFQRYIRGDEEADLYSATKQCADAYVDTDNLRDDHDYPWFIRNDVFDVGVDVEQHDTDLTDWWLKLPVSQVWGGVNVPIQPHDEIPDEADVKDSKIVRVNGDYYAHLTVQQEVEVSEEYGGVIGVDFGVRWVATSVALPSRNTEFYGREIRRIRRHHHDLRTRLQEKGAYGTLQSVKVKEYRQVNDRLHKISRAIVEEAKECDALIVVGDLEGIQNQDLGAEMNRRLHSMPHHTLKTYIEYKAMFAGIAVKSVNEYMTSQTCWRCGEQEATTRKGQGQHLCHECGLDDNADKNGATNIAKKGLGKDIACPLSSLGAVCEPVLGPSGADQASATVCLRADLEAPASTKRTVR